One segment of Salvelinus alpinus chromosome 1, SLU_Salpinus.1, whole genome shotgun sequence DNA contains the following:
- the pgls gene encoding 6-phosphogluconolactonase: MSGRRVVVFPSAAELGPALAHLVASRADKALLDHGRFSLGLSGGSLVSMLSKELPALPDLDCSHWLAGFCDERLVPFDDGESTYGLYKNQLFSKINIPDSGVLAIDSSLSVQECAEDYARKLKEAFPKEDIPVFDLLLLGMGPDGHTCSLFPDHPLLEETQKIVAPIGDSPKPPPQRVTMTFPMVNSARCVVFVSTGGSKAPVLKQVLEGGEGPALPAARVVPSQGELFWLIDEPAAASLTLQVERPGSAAKL; encoded by the exons ATGTCAGGCAGAAGAGTAGTGGTGTTCCCCTCAGCAGCAGAGCTTGGTCCAGCTCTGGCTCACCTGGTAGCATCTCGGGCTGACAAGGCCCTGTTGGACCATGGCCGGTTCTCCCTGGGCCTCTCAGGGGGCAGCCTGGTGTCCATGCTCAGCAAGGAGCTGCCCGCCCTGCCAGACCTGGACTGCAGCCATTGGCTAGCAGGGTTCTGTGATGAGAGGCTGGTTCCCTTCGACGATGGAGAGAGTACCTATGGACTGTACAAG AATCAGTTGTTCTCCAAAATCAACATCCCAGACAGTGGGGTCCTGGCGATTGACTCCTCCTTATCTGTACAGGAGTGTGCTGAGGATTATGCCCGCAAACTGaaggag GCCTTCCCGAAGGAGGATATCCCTGTGTTTGATCTGTTGCTGCTGGGCATGGGGCCTGATGGACACACCTGTTCTCTCTTCCCAGACCATCCCCTGTTGGAG GAAACCCAGAAAATTGTGGCCCCAATCGGTGACTCGCCCAAGCCCCCACCACAACGTGTGACCATGACATTTCCCATGGTGAACTCAGCCCGCTGTGTGGTCTTTGTGTCAACAGGGGGCAGCAAAGCACCAGTGCTAAAG CAAGTGCTGGAGGGTGGGGAAGGCCCGGCCCTACCTGCAGCCAGAGTGGTCCCCAGCCAAGGTGAGCTGTTCTGGCTCATAGATGAACCAGCTGCTGCCTCCTTGACACTCCAGGTGGAGAGACCAGGCTCTGCAGCAAAACTCTAA
- the LOC139581173 gene encoding zinc finger protein 649-like, protein MSKRASFHTQLSSIMEILSRTAMAHVCKLVDDEYAGISLENEALTDKLHNLESELTIVKSTAPKLAGNYRSVGVQTGETITRIDRGLNGSPTIEGIFGKEWCLDLWNHGDPYNTENSPQHIAKSTGAPSGQADVKEEDCEVEIINSRDQQERPTIILDGDDDLLDNGREGPSNEYPSFDSFRQDRPGRRDKQVLEMSTTDVSTGHTLRFISIDGVEEEYGEHVFPIEDDETNEFLPDDTELLPNEAQDEHITKPTYAKKSLAKSKSKAGKTAGKTKTFSYFNRFNLHSHSKSDTNKLSCVICKKTFLRQNHLTMHMKSHKSLYCSVCKNCYPGKTQLKKHKCVAPDYLASNSSKYFCHYCGKSFSCPSSLRIHHLVHTGERPHTCTVCGRGFTQKGNLKCHMRLHTGEKPFKCLTCEIGFTQKVYLTQHLAKAHGQKEDNKKKKAQVHKCSKCQLSFVNQQLLQTHMTVHKNK, encoded by the exons ATGTCTAAACGCGCTTCTTTTCACACACAACTGTCCTCCATCATGGAAATATTGTCTAGAACCGCAATGGCTCATGTGTGCAAACTGGTTGACGACGAATACGCGGGAATTTCTTTAGAAAATGAGGCTCTCACTGATAAATTGCATAATCTGGAAAGTGAACTGACAATTGTGAAAAGCACAGCTCCCAAGCTGGCTGGAAACTATCGCTCTGTTGGTGTTCAAACTGGTGAAACTATCACCAGAATAGACAGAG GGCTAAACGGGTCCCCCACCATCGAAGGAATATTTGGGAAGGAATGGTGCCTTGATCTATGGAACCATGGGGATCCCTACAACACAGAGAACAGTCCGCAACACATTGCAAAA TCAACAGGGGCGCCTTCAGGCCAAGCTGATGTTAAAGAGGAGGATTGTGAGGTGGAAATCATAAACAGCAGAGACCAACAGGAAAGACCAACAATAATTTTAGATG GAGATGACGACTTATTGGACAATGGAAGAGAAGGGCCCTCCAATGAGTATCCATCCTTTGATTCCTTCCGCCAGGACAGGCCAGGGAGACGGGATAAACAGGTACTGGAGATGTCAACTACGGATGTCTCCACAGGACACACTTTACGTTTCATATCCATCGACGGAGTGGAGGAGGAATATGGCGAACATGTCTTTCCCATTGAGGACGATGAGACAAATGAGTTCCTACCAGACGATACCGAGCTGTTGCCCAACGAAGCACAAGATGAACACATCACAAAGCCAACGTATGCAAAGAAGTCTTTAGCAAAGTCAAAAAGCAAAGCTGGAAAGACTGCTGGGAAGACTAAGACTTTCAGTTACTTTAACAGGTTTAACTTGCACTCCCATAGTAAATCCGACACAAACAAGTTAAGTTGCGTGATTTGTAAGAAGACTTTCTTGCGGCAGAACCATCTGACGATGCATATGAAATCTCACAAATCGCTGTACTGCAGTGTGTGTAAGAACTGTTATCCTGGGAAAACTCAGCTcaaaaaacacaaatgtgttgCTCCCGATTATCTGGCCTCGAACAGCTCGAAGTACTTTTGCCATTACTGCGGCAAGTCTTTCAGCTGTCCGTCAAGCCTGAGGATACACCACCTGGTGCACACTGGAGAGAGACCCCACACGTGCACTGTCTGCGGGAGAGGATTCACACAGAAGGGCAATCTGAAATGTCACATGCGCCTTCACACTGGTGAGAAACCGTTCAAATGCCTCACATGCGAAATTGGTTTCACCCAGAAAGTATACCTCACTCAGCACTTGGCCAAAGCTCACGGTCAAAAGGAAGATAATAAGAAAAAGAAGGCGCAAGTGCACAAATGTTCTAAGTGTCAGTTGTCTTTCGTCAATCAGCAACTGCTCCAAACACACATGACTGTTCATAAAAATAAATGA
- the LOC139581208 gene encoding zinc finger protein 24-like, with protein sequence MNTMINRGSFQNQLSCIMEMLSKAAVVEIGKLVDECSAVLRSEISQHMNENEALKKKCYLLEIELKTVKLHERKRVIASRCQNGVQVSGQIFTHRATENRERQSAPAIEGVFGKDWCMDLWRDAESIPQDKETTIGSAILGDDEVTQAVDLVDNEPDLVFIKEELFEDQPVDQQRGHASNRKRSVAVEDAPAVARAAASQLHLYKGDLNTYPTGSHQVQPDTEQPTSIESLMEDPTLAGLVDHTAEPGPDTADGMYMDYPPRNTYAPRNRPSHQQGTGKDLKQQFDCLFCGKSFGYLSYLKVHIRRHSGEKPFGCTVCGKRFAQKTYLKLHQRTHSGEKPYSCTECGKSFSQKSSLNVHLRSHTGEKPYSCVDCGKSYTYKHGFNTHQCFN encoded by the exons ATGAATACGATGATAAATCGGGGAAGTTTTCAGAACCAGTTATCTTGCATTATGGAAATGCTAAGCaaagctgctgtggttgaaatCGGTAAACTTGTCGACGAGTGCTCGGCCGTTCTCCGTTCTGAAATATCCCAACACATGAATGAGAACGAGGCATTAAAGAAGAAATGTTATCTGCTAGAGATTGAATTAAAGACTGTAAAACTGCACGAGCGTAAAAGGGTCATTGCCAGCCGTTGTCAGAATGGAGTTCAGGTCTCGGGACAAATATTTACGCATCGAGCAACAGAGAACCGAG AGAGGCAGTCTGCCCCCGCGATAGAGGGTGTCTTTGGTAAGGACTGGTGCATGGATCTATGGAGAGATGCGGAGTCAATCCCTCAGGATAAAGAGACAACAATTGGATCGGCAATCTTGGGCGATGATGAGGTCACTCAG GCAGTAGACttggtggacaatgagcctgacTTGGTGTTTATCAAAGAAGAGCTGTTTGAGGATCAGCCAGTGGACCAGCAGAGGGGACATGCAAGCAACAGAAAAA GGAGCGTAGCTGTGGAGGATGCTCCAGCAGTAGCGAGAGCAGCTGCCAGTCAACTTCACCTATACAAGGGGGACTTGAACACATACCCTACAGGCAGCCATCAGGTACAGCCTGACACAGAGCAGCCCACATCCATTGAGAGTCTCATGGAAGACCCCACTCTGGCTGGTCTGGTTGACCACACAGCAGAGCCTGGCCCTGACACAGCCGATGGGATGTACATGGACTATCCTCCCCGCAACACGTACGCACCAAGAAACCGTCCAAGCCACCAGCAGGGAACTGGAAAAGACCTGAAGCAGCAGTTTGACTGTTTGTTTTGTGGGAAGAGCTTTGGTTATTTGAGCTACTTGAAAGTCCACATCAGACGCCACTCCGGAGAGAAACCGTTTGGCTGCACCGTTTGCGGGAAGCGCTTTGCTCAGAAGACATACCTGAAGCTGCATCAGCGTACACACTCTGGGGAGAAACCTTACAGTTGCACagagtgtgggaagagtttctctcAGAAGAGCTCGTTGAATGTCCATCTCCGGAGTCACACCGgggagaagccttatagctgtgtcGACTGTGGGAAGAGCTACACCTATAAACACGGTTTTAACACACACCAATGTTTCaattaa